The Halobacterium sp. R2-5 DNA segment CAGTTCTTCCGCGATCGCATCTCTAACTGCACGCCGGACGCTCTCCGGGGCTCCGCCACCGATTCGCACGCCGGCTGGACAGTTCCCGTGGAACGAAACAGCCCAAGAGGCATCCGCAGCGAGCGATGGGAGTTCCGCGAACGACTCCAGGTCGAGTTCCGTACTCGGGACGTGCCAGCGGCGGAACGCGCCACCACCAGGCCGCCAGCCCCGACACCGCCACGTCGCGGGTGTCTCACTGGCCGCGTCGCGGAACTGCACGACCTGTTCGTCCGTGTGCGGCTCAATCATGCCGCCGTGTGGCGCGAGTACGAGGAGGTCGGTATCCCCGTCGCTCGCCTGTTCGATGAGCTCGCCATTCTCTCTGGCTTCCTCCGGCGACTGGTCGACCGTAATCCGTGTCTTGGCCGTCGCCTCGAAGGGCTCCGTCGCGAGATCACAGCTGCTACCGTACGTCGGACACTCCGTCTCTTCGTCTTCCCGGTAGCTATCCGCGTCGATTCGACACCGGGCTTGCCCACTCGCGTACAGCGCGTTTTCGCCAGTTGTCGTCTCTGGACCGAGCGTGTAGAGTGCGTACTCGTCCTGGTATTCCAGTCGGATCTGCTGGCCGCTCGACGCGTCGAGCGAGTCGAGAGTCGAGTCGTCGGGAATAACGAGTGTTGGTGACGCCACTCCGTCGTCGGCGTCGCCGAACCCGGTAACTTGCACTGTCCGCTCCGATTCGGGGGTTGAATCCCCTCCTTGCGTTGCCGTCGCGTTGTCGATTGCTTTGATGCCGATCCCGAGCGCTGCTGGGGAAACCATGCCGGCCACCAGTAGTTGTCGTCGTGTGTAGTGTTTGTCAGTCATTGTTTTCAATCATCTGCGGTCGTGAGTTGTCTGTTAGTCTGTCCGACCTCCTCACCGTGAACGTAATTGCTGTGAACGGTGTCCGCACCAACTCTTCGTGCGGAGATTTCGTCGTCGAGCCCGCGCATGAACTCCGCGACGGTGTTACCCATCAGGAGCACTGGTGGGCCCTCTTCGAGTGTCGCATCTAACACGTCCTCAGGTGGAGCATCCGTATGGACCGTGACGGGGAACGACGCTTTTCGAGCGAAAAGCGGTGCAGGAGTACCGACCGCGTGGACGGTGTCAACGACACCACTGTCGTGTAACTCGTCGAGGTACGTCAGGAACGACGCGGTCCGTGCGCGTCGGTCGTCCCGCAAGTAAATCAGCGGAACGATCGATTCTATTGGCCCCGTACAGAGGTCTCGGCGAATAATCTCGGTGCTCTCAACGTCGTTAACGTCTGCAGCGTTGAACACTTTCCCAGCGGGAAGTCGTACCCACTCGACGCGCATCTCGTCGAGGAAGCGGTGCAGTACACCGTCCGAAACCGGCTCGGAACCGACTGATTGGAGGACCTCATTCAGTCCGAAAATCGATTCCGCGGCTGGCACGTCGGCGTACTCCTCGGGGACGGATACGTGTGAGAGCGAGACGTCCCGCCCCCGCAGTTCGACCGCTAATCGCCGCCGTAGCTCCGGTTCCTGTTCGCAGTTCACCAGGTGGGTTCCGGCGGGAATCGAACGTGCAAACGAGCGGGCGATTTCTCCCCGCGTCCTGCCGAGCGTATCCCGGTGGTCTTGGCGAATATTCGTCACCATCACCACGTCTGCTCGAGCGAACTGCTGGTTCACGAGCCGCGTAGTGTACTCGCTGATGCCCTGGTTTTCAACGATGAGCACGTCTTCGGGAGCGTATCTCCGAATCTCGCGTTCGTTCTCGTAGAGAACGACTCGATCACTGCGCTCGATTTTGTTCGTCTCGCCAGCGTACAGGGACTGTGGCTTGTCACCGGTGACCTTGGCGTACACGTCGGTATTCCGGGCAGCGAAAATCTCGTACAGACGCTCTACCGTCTTCGACTTCCCCCGGGAACCGGAGACGACGATCCGCGTATCGATGTCGTCCAGCCGTTGCTGATGCGTAATCCCTCGCGTGAGGATGGACGGGAGGCGGTTCATCATAGTGTGCTCACCTCCTCCGGATGAGACGGTCGTTCGAGCTGGACGACAGCCAAGATGGCGAGCAACACAGCACCGACCCACACGGCAACGATGCTGAAGTCGGTCCGGCTGATTGCTGCGAGCGAATTCGGCGTCAGAGCGAGCCACGATACGACAAACAGGCTGGCGAACAGTCCCGACGACAGCTGTATGGCCGTGAGGCGCTCGATCGGCGCGACACGGTGGAGGTTGTACGCTGCGATTCCGCCGAACATGCCCGTGAAGAGGACGATGAATCCAGGCGTGGACACGATGAAGCCGACCGGAACCGCGAGTACCGTCCCGAGTAGTACCGCCACCGTCAGTAATACACGACCGTAGAGGAGAGTACTCCAGTTAACCAGGGCGACAGCGCCGAACACCGCTGCGAAGCTCGCCGCGAAGAACAACACCATCATCGGGAAGTCGACGCTGAAAAGAGCCAACAGCGGCAGCGTTACCGTCCCGCTCAGGCGAACGTTCCAGCGGTGATGAACCGCCTCGGCGACGGTGAACCCGAGCAGGATTACCAACAGCGCCACCCCGCGCGGGAACACTGTGCCTTCGACTGCGTGGAACACGACCGCGTCGCTGATGACAGCGACATCGGAGACGGGGCTAAACAGGACTGTTGGCGTCAGCTGGCCGAGGGTGGCGGCCGTCGTTGGCGTCACGAGCCCGAAACCTAAGCCCAGCAGCCCCACCAAGGCAGCGCCGCTGAATGCGATGTCTTCGACGACTTTGGAGCCATCGAGTCGGTGGTAGTTGTACGCCGCGATTCCGGGTAGGATACTACCGACGAAGACCACACCGTAGCCGTGTTGGAGCGGATTGTCGAAGAGCGTGAGCACTGATGCGAGACTCACTGATGCGGCCGCGCCGGCGACCATCCCAGTGAGTAGCAGTTTCCGTCGAAACAGCAGTGTCCGTCTCTTGACGACGCTGATTGCGGCGTAGGCGAGCGCGGTACTTGCGATGAAGAGGGGTAATGTCTCGAAGCTGTACAGCGTGTACAATGCGACTAGCGGAATGACGAGAACGCCCGAGAGGCGGAGGTCTGCCAGCTGCACCGCAGCGAGGCTCATCGACAGTCCCACTACGACGATGATCGCCGCGACGATCATCGTAACCCTCCCGCTGCCACGCTACACCAGTCTGTTTGGTATCTGCTCACCATACCAAAACTAACATCTACTTGTTGGAATTTTGTTATTGAGGGGGTAGCTGAGGTCGGGGGAAAACGACCGCTAAGTAAGCGCCGTGGAAGTCCTATATATTCGAGAACTTGTAACCACAATATAAAATGTGGTTTTGTTATGTGGAAATACCTACAATTACTGTGGCTTGCACCTCAAACCACCAAGTTCGGCATCTAAGAGGGTTCTATATACCATAGAAATTGAATTATTGTTTACATTAAGTGCTTCTGGCCAACAATCTAGAGTTTCCCTGCAGGATTCTAGGCTCGGTAATAGCTGGTCCAACCAGCGCTTCTAAAATACCAACATGTAAACAACACTCACGCCGGTGCCGAAATCGACCTTCCGGGAGTAAAGAATCGCGGGCCGAACCTCAGTTGTGGCAGCCATACCCTCCACGTGTACCTCAAAGTGGCCACCCGGCAAGCCAAACGCACGCTCATTGCCGTTTTCAGTCTGTTTCTCCCAATCGAACCCAGTTGACGTCCGGGCTGGTTCGACCGGCCACCTGTGCTAGTTCGGCAGTGGCTGAACCGCTCACCCGGAGGTGGTCGTACTCCCGTCCTTCCCGGGCATCGCTCCATTCTATGAGTCTCAGTTCGTCAAATCGTGCAGCACTCTCACCCTCTTCCGGTGGGTAGAGCCGGAGATAGAAATCGACGTACTCGGCGCTATCACGACGCTGAAAGTTCTCCCGGAATCTGTTGAGTCTGGTCCCTGTTCTACCGAGTTCGTACGTCCGCTCTTCGAGCATCTCCCCGCTGGTGGACGAGTACCGTCGCCACAGCACCTCCAACCTCGCGTCCGAATCGTGTTGATACAACCCCGTCAGCGTGATCGGGCCCTGTACCGGTATACGGTCGAGCGGCGAAAGAATTGCACGCTGGCTGTTGGCTTCGTCCCGAATCAGTCGAATGCCGCCCGAGTCGTCTCGACCGATCCCTTCACCCATGGCATCATCATGGCGTCCGAAACGCCACAGCGAAGCCTCGAACTCGTCGTCGTCAACGTCCGGATTTTCGAAACTCCCGGTCGGGAGGCGGTCAGTCCCGAGCTCGACCGACTCGACCCCGTCCACGATTGATCGTACCCAGCCTGATTCGCGGGCGAATACCGTGCCTTCACCCTCAAACTGCTGCTGTTCCGTTCTGAGGTCGCTGCGCGTATCCCGAAGATACTGAACTCTCGATTGATGGAGCGTGAACTGCTCGGAGGAGAGGCCAGCGGTGCGCCGTGACTGTGACAGCGCCGGCTCCGCAACGATACCCTTGGGAACGTAGCCCTCGAGCAGGAGTGGGTCGAAATACGCCCGCCGAACACCGTTCTCCGTGGCGTGCACTGTGAGCAGATACGACGGATACGTCTCCCAGAACTCTTGGTCGAAGACGAGATTCCCCAGCGACCACGCAACGAGTGTTGAACCCCGGAACTCGAGCCCACCGGTCACGTGCGGGTGATGGTTGATTACCAGATCTGCACCTGCGGTACTCGCGGTTTCGGTCAGGCGCTCGATTTCTGCTGTCGGTATGCGCTGATACTCCGTCCCGCCGTGAATCTGAACGACCGTGACGTCGGCGTTCTCCGCAGCCTCACTGACGCGTCTCTCCAGTCGCTCCTCGTTCGCGTCAGCGGCCCCAGCCGTCCCGGAGAAGCGCAACTCCTCGGTCTGCCCGTCTCCATCTGCGTCGCGGGTTACCGGGTACGATTCAGGGTCTTCGTCCGCCGACCAGTCGATGTCGTACTGGCTACCAGTGATTGTCGTACACGAGATTAGACCGATGGTCAGCCCCTCTCGTTCGAGATACGCTGGTTCCCACGCCTGTTCGCTGCTCTCTCCGGCCCCGGAGTACGCGATACCAGCCTCGTCGAGCGCTTCCCGTGTCTCCCTGAGTCCGGGCGTAAGTGCGTCGAACACGTGGTTGTTCCCGAGAGCCGTGTAGTCCACACCTGCATCGGAGAGCGAAGACGCCGCTACTGGGTGTGAGACGAACAGATACTGTTTTTCGGCGTGTCGCCAGTCACTCGTCGTTAGCGGCGTTTCGAGATTGACGGAGGTAACGTCTGCTTCCTGTAACAGTGGTCGGATGTAACTCAGGATTTCCCGATGGTCAGCGCGTCGCTCGCCGGGACGAATCCGGAAGTGCGAACTGAGTGTGTCTTCCTCGCTTTGATAGAATCGGCGTCCGAACATCACGTCGCCGCCGAAGCTCATCGAAACAGCCCCCTCTCGCGGCGTCAGTTCAACACGAAGCGGAGTATCTGGTGTGGCAGCGACTGTCCGCCCGATATAGTTGGACGCGCTCACCCGGA contains these protein-coding regions:
- a CDS encoding CapA family protein, with amino-acid sequence MPEKFPRREFVRLSSTALAGSLAGCGALQSSDSVETQTTTPAESEPPPTETQPVSEPIEGRVFSLSGEPLTGARVSATARNVGTVAETTTNEHGRFRLESTAAPVWVRVSASNYIGRTVAATPDTPLRVELTPREGAVSMSFGGDVMFGRRFYQSEEDTLSSHFRIRPGERRADHREILSYIRPLLQEADVTSVNLETPLTTSDWRHAEKQYLFVSHPVAASSLSDAGVDYTALGNNHVFDALTPGLRETREALDEAGIAYSGAGESSEQAWEPAYLEREGLTIGLISCTTITGSQYDIDWSADEDPESYPVTRDADGDGQTEELRFSGTAGAADANEERLERRVSEAAENADVTVVQIHGGTEYQRIPTAEIERLTETASTAGADLVINHHPHVTGGLEFRGSTLVAWSLGNLVFDQEFWETYPSYLLTVHATENGVRRAYFDPLLLEGYVPKGIVAEPALSQSRRTAGLSSEQFTLHQSRVQYLRDTRSDLRTEQQQFEGEGTVFARESGWVRSIVDGVESVELGTDRLPTGSFENPDVDDDEFEASLWRFGRHDDAMGEGIGRDDSGGIRLIRDEANSQRAILSPLDRIPVQGPITLTGLYQHDSDARLEVLWRRYSSTSGEMLEERTYELGRTGTRLNRFRENFQRRDSAEYVDFYLRLYPPEEGESAARFDELRLIEWSDAREGREYDHLRVSGSATAELAQVAGRTSPDVNWVRLGETD
- a CDS encoding poly-gamma-glutamate biosynthesis protein PgsC/CapC, translating into MIVAAIIVVVGLSMSLAAVQLADLRLSGVLVIPLVALYTLYSFETLPLFIASTALAYAAISVVKRRTLLFRRKLLLTGMVAGAAASVSLASVLTLFDNPLQHGYGVVFVGSILPGIAAYNYHRLDGSKVVEDIAFSGAALVGLLGLGFGLVTPTTAATLGQLTPTVLFSPVSDVAVISDAVVFHAVEGTVFPRGVALLVILLGFTVAEAVHHRWNVRLSGTVTLPLLALFSVDFPMMVLFFAASFAAVFGAVALVNWSTLLYGRVLLTVAVLLGTVLAVPVGFIVSTPGFIVLFTGMFGGIAAYNLHRVAPIERLTAIQLSSGLFASLFVVSWLALTPNSLAAISRTDFSIVAVWVGAVLLAILAVVQLERPSHPEEVSTL
- a CDS encoding Mur ligase, with amino-acid sequence MMNRLPSILTRGITHQQRLDDIDTRIVVSGSRGKSKTVERLYEIFAARNTDVYAKVTGDKPQSLYAGETNKIERSDRVVLYENEREIRRYAPEDVLIVENQGISEYTTRLVNQQFARADVVMVTNIRQDHRDTLGRTRGEIARSFARSIPAGTHLVNCEQEPELRRRLAVELRGRDVSLSHVSVPEEYADVPAAESIFGLNEVLQSVGSEPVSDGVLHRFLDEMRVEWVRLPAGKVFNAADVNDVESTEIIRRDLCTGPIESIVPLIYLRDDRRARTASFLTYLDELHDSGVVDTVHAVGTPAPLFARKASFPVTVHTDAPPEDVLDATLEEGPPVLLMGNTVAEFMRGLDDEISARRVGADTVHSNYVHGEEVGQTNRQLTTADD
- a CDS encoding poly-gamma-glutamate hydrolase family protein, with amino-acid sequence MTDKHYTRRQLLVAGMVSPAALGIGIKAIDNATATQGGDSTPESERTVQVTGFGDADDGVASPTLVIPDDSTLDSLDASSGQQIRLEYQDEYALYTLGPETTTGENALYASGQARCRIDADSYREDEETECPTYGSSCDLATEPFEATAKTRITVDQSPEEARENGELIEQASDGDTDLLVLAPHGGMIEPHTDEQVVQFRDAASETPATWRCRGWRPGGGAFRRWHVPSTELDLESFAELPSLAADASWAVSFHGNCPAGVRIGGGAPESVRRAVRDAIAEELPSESVELADGRYRNAGENVLVNQVADDGAGIWIGQSRPIREQSADAIATATASELLE